From a single Helicovermis profundi genomic region:
- a CDS encoding nucleotidyltransferase codes for MNIVGLVTEYNPFHNGHLFHLNESKKNTSSEYSIAIMSGNFVQRGEPALMDKWTRASMAVKSGVDLVIELPLVYALNSADYFAYGSCSILDKFNVVDQLVFGSESGNIYDFKTIGNFLVANEEQIMHLTKELLKIGNSYPKAREKALWSLIEKSNININLTLNSPNNILGIEYVKNLLKLNSSVTPSTIRRINSDYNSINIQGEFSSATSIRNSILNNELPNIVNTVPSNVFNTLSSYEKNEYSYIEDFSDLIFASIRRLSAEELREIHDVSEGIEYKLIKEANNTNSILELINNVKSKRYTRTRIQRILMKIVLNVKKDYIGLSGSLNPEYARVLSFNDKGKEIIKKIKKNSDIKLITNLRNLDYYKPSIKKMLEYDIKATNIYALKSNLAVNSDFFRHPIYIE; via the coding sequence ATGAACATAGTTGGACTTGTGACGGAATACAATCCTTTTCATAATGGACATTTGTTTCATTTGAATGAATCTAAAAAAAATACCTCATCGGAATATTCTATAGCAATTATGAGTGGTAATTTTGTTCAAAGAGGAGAACCTGCTCTTATGGACAAATGGACTAGAGCATCAATGGCTGTTAAGTCTGGTGTTGACTTAGTAATTGAATTACCATTAGTTTATGCCTTAAATAGCGCAGATTACTTCGCGTATGGTTCATGTTCAATTCTTGACAAATTTAATGTGGTTGACCAATTAGTATTTGGAAGCGAATCTGGTAATATTTATGATTTTAAAACTATTGGCAATTTTCTTGTTGCCAATGAAGAACAAATAATGCATTTAACAAAAGAATTATTAAAAATTGGAAATTCCTATCCAAAAGCTCGCGAAAAAGCTCTTTGGTCATTGATTGAAAAATCTAATATTAATATTAATTTAACCTTAAATTCACCAAATAACATTCTTGGAATCGAATATGTAAAAAATTTATTAAAACTTAATTCAAGTGTCACTCCTTCAACAATCAGGCGAATTAATTCAGATTATAATTCAATTAATATACAAGGTGAATTTAGCAGTGCTACTTCAATTAGAAACTCAATATTAAATAACGAACTTCCTAATATAGTTAATACAGTGCCTTCTAATGTTTTTAATACGCTTTCTTCTTATGAAAAAAATGAATATTCCTATATTGAAGATTTTAGCGATTTAATTTTTGCTTCCATAAGAAGATTAAGTGCTGAGGAACTCAGAGAAATTCATGATGTTTCAGAAGGAATAGAATACAAACTTATAAAAGAAGCAAATAATACAAATAGTATACTTGAGCTAATTAACAATGTAAAATCTAAGCGTTATACAAGAACACGAATTCAAAGAATTCTTATGAAGATAGTATTAAATGTAAAAAAAGACTATATTGGTTTATCAGGTTCATTAAATCCAGAATATGCAAGAGTATTATCTTTTAATGATAAAGGTAAAGAAATAATAAAAAAAATAAAAAAAAATTCTGATATAAAGTTAATAACTAATTTAAGGAATTTAGATTATTATAAACCTTCAATAAAAAAAATGCTTGAATACGACATAAAAGCGACGAATATATATGCCCTTAAATCAAACCTAGCTGTCAATTCTGATTTCTTTAGGCATCCAATATATATAGAATAA
- a CDS encoding copper amine oxidase N-terminal domain-containing protein, which produces MSRKILLVAIILILTFSISSFAQEDDMYTVNLSVNAYPVDLYDKVQEMPVSLWIYNDRTIAPVRYIFELFDLKLNWNPSDKSITTVTKEGKNIRMELGSKNIRVDDTLYKMDVAPMLINNRTYIPIKYLFDVLGVKYKWNGETKTVAVDTNLINDFKLPLYIKSTLIRSEKISDKEYMFFGSKDTNKKLYVDMKFINIDDAKVKLFNSTGINISDLKKVEADGYSYNYYNVYYNYANHTFLTISKNNKVYYFEFTDFSLEDIKIFLNAL; this is translated from the coding sequence ATGAGTAGGAAAATTTTATTAGTAGCAATAATTTTGATTTTGACTTTTTCTATAAGTTCATTTGCACAAGAAGATGATATGTATACAGTAAATTTAAGTGTAAACGCTTATCCTGTAGATTTATACGATAAGGTTCAAGAAATGCCAGTTAGTTTGTGGATATATAACGATAGAACAATTGCACCAGTTAGATATATTTTTGAATTGTTTGATTTGAAGCTTAATTGGAATCCTAGCGATAAATCTATTACAACTGTTACAAAAGAAGGAAAAAATATTAGAATGGAATTAGGTTCTAAAAATATTAGAGTAGATGATACTCTTTATAAAATGGATGTTGCACCAATGCTTATAAATAATCGTACTTATATTCCTATAAAATATTTATTTGATGTACTCGGAGTAAAATATAAATGGAACGGTGAGACTAAAACTGTCGCTGTAGACACAAATTTGATTAATGATTTTAAACTTCCTTTATATATTAAATCTACTTTAATTAGGTCTGAAAAAATTTCTGATAAGGAGTATATGTTTTTTGGGTCAAAAGATACTAATAAAAAATTATATGTGGATATGAAATTTATAAATATAGATGATGCTAAAGTAAAATTGTTTAATAGTACTGGAATAAATATTTCTGATCTTAAAAAAGTTGAAGCTGATGGATACTCATATAATTATTATAACGTTTATTACAATTACGCAAATCATACTTTTTTAACTATAAGTAAGAACAATAAGGTCTATTATTTTGAATTTACAGATTTTAGTTTAGAAGATATTAAAATATTTTTAAATGCATTATAG
- the rpmF gene encoding 50S ribosomal protein L32, whose product MAVPKRKISKARRDKRRASNIKMTAPNVIECPNCHEPSMPHRVCAACGYYKNTEVIEVK is encoded by the coding sequence ATGGCAGTACCTAAGCGTAAAATATCAAAAGCAAGAAGAGATAAGAGAAGAGCATCTAACATTAAGATGACAGCTCCTAATGTAATTGAGTGTCCAAATTGCCACGAACCATCTATGCCACATAGAGTTTGTGCAGCTTGTGGATATTATAAAAATACAGAAGTAATTGAAGTTAAATAA
- a CDS encoding DUF4364 family protein: MFTNNSDKQVKNKLVILYILNRFDKKITNRDFTEFFLENELFNYFELQLTFDEMLENNLLNAFQTGNETYYKITNSGIKTLSLFNDKISKRIRNKLDKLLDFKISSIKKTSESNASYKKIGDTDYEVNIIIKEFERTLLKLDINVVSEEQAKIVCENFKNNTSLIYSKTINLLLGE; encoded by the coding sequence ATGTTTACAAATAATAGCGACAAGCAAGTTAAAAATAAATTAGTTATTCTTTATATTTTAAATAGATTTGATAAAAAAATTACAAATCGCGACTTCACTGAATTTTTTTTAGAAAATGAACTTTTTAACTATTTTGAACTTCAATTGACTTTTGATGAAATGTTGGAAAACAATTTACTTAATGCTTTTCAAACAGGAAATGAAACTTACTACAAAATCACGAATTCAGGAATAAAAACACTAAGTTTATTCAACGATAAAATTTCTAAAAGAATCAGAAATAAACTTGATAAACTCCTTGATTTCAAGATATCATCAATCAAAAAAACATCTGAAAGTAATGCGAGTTATAAAAAAATAGGTGATACCGATTATGAAGTAAATATTATTATTAAGGAATTTGAGAGAACCCTTCTAAAATTAGATATAAATGTAGTTTCAGAAGAACAAGCTAAAATCGTTTGCGAAAATTTTAAAAACAACACTTCTCTTATTTATAGCAAAACAATCAACTTACTTCTGGGCGAGTAA
- a CDS encoding acetate/propionate family kinase, whose product MNILVINCGSSSLKYQLINMKDESVLAIGLVERIGLDGSRLKHEAAGKDKKVIEVPMNNHKEALTEVLDALVSKEYGAIESLSEIEAAGHRMVHAGEFYSSSVIITDDVMEKVEECIDLAPLHNPPNITGVKAIMELLPSIKNVAVFDTAFHQTMPAESYIYPLPYELYEKYGLRRYGFHGTSHRYVSQRAAEILGKDIKDLKLISCHLGNGASVDAIDGGKSVATSMGFTPLEGLAMGTRCGDIDPAIVTFIMEKENLDIKGINNLMNKKSGVLGISGISSDFRDIEDAAADGNERATLALNTFDLRVKKYIAAYAAVMGGVDAVIFTAGLGENSADNRKNICSNLEFMGIEIDEELNKVRGKEAIVNKEGSAVKVMVIPTNEELMIARDTLELLK is encoded by the coding sequence ATGAATATTTTAGTTATAAACTGTGGAAGCTCGTCGTTAAAATATCAACTTATTAATATGAAAGATGAGTCTGTACTAGCAATAGGATTAGTTGAAAGAATTGGTCTTGATGGATCAAGACTTAAACATGAAGCTGCAGGAAAAGATAAAAAGGTTATTGAAGTACCAATGAATAATCATAAAGAAGCTTTAACTGAAGTGCTTGATGCCTTAGTAAGTAAAGAGTATGGTGCAATTGAAAGTTTGTCTGAAATTGAAGCTGCAGGACATAGAATGGTTCATGCAGGAGAATTTTATAGTTCATCAGTGATTATAACTGATGATGTAATGGAAAAAGTTGAAGAGTGTATTGATTTAGCACCTCTTCATAACCCACCGAATATTACTGGTGTAAAAGCAATTATGGAATTACTTCCTTCTATTAAGAATGTAGCCGTATTTGATACAGCTTTCCATCAAACAATGCCAGCTGAGTCTTATATTTATCCACTTCCTTATGAATTGTATGAAAAATATGGATTAAGAAGATATGGATTCCATGGAACTAGTCATAGATATGTTTCTCAAAGAGCGGCAGAAATTTTAGGAAAAGATATTAAAGATTTAAAATTAATATCATGTCATTTAGGAAATGGTGCTTCTGTTGATGCAATTGATGGTGGTAAATCTGTTGCAACTTCAATGGGATTTACTCCTTTAGAAGGTCTTGCAATGGGAACTAGATGTGGTGATATTGATCCTGCAATAGTTACATTTATTATGGAAAAAGAAAATTTAGATATTAAAGGAATTAATAATTTAATGAATAAAAAGTCAGGAGTGCTTGGTATTTCAGGAATTAGTTCTGATTTTAGAGATATTGAAGACGCTGCTGCTGATGGAAATGAAAGAGCAACTCTTGCATTAAATACATTTGATTTAAGAGTTAAAAAATATATTGCTGCATATGCTGCTGTGATGGGTGGAGTAGATGCTGTTATATTTACAGCAGGACTTGGAGAAAATTCAGCAGATAACAGAAAAAATATTTGCTCTAATTTAGAGTTTATGGGAATTGAGATTGATGAAGAATTAAACAAAGTTAGAGGAAAAGAAGCTATCGTAAATAAAGAAGGATCTGCTGTAAAAGTTATGGTTATACCAACAAATGAAGAACTAATGATAGCTCGTGATACACTTGAATTATTAAAATAA
- a CDS encoding YciI family protein has translation MPYYVGIFEMLDKNKDKEILDIHIDFLNKNIEKGNIYAKGPFLDHSGGLVIYKMNSFEEAKKLAESDPAIVNKTRKLIFKEWKSTFSD, from the coding sequence ATGCCATACTATGTAGGAATTTTTGAAATGCTTGATAAAAATAAAGATAAGGAAATTTTAGATATTCATATTGATTTTTTAAATAAAAATATCGAAAAAGGAAATATTTATGCTAAAGGTCCATTTCTAGATCACAGTGGTGGACTTGTTATTTATAAAATGAATTCATTTGAAGAAGCTAAAAAACTAGCTGAAAGCGATCCTGCTATTGTTAATAAAACTAGAAAATTAATTTTTAAAGAATGGAAAAGTACCTTCTCTGATTAA
- a CDS encoding CD0519/CD1768 family membrane protein — translation MESKRVKKAISKETFVFLGVSTLVFIYISNIMGVGPMFNVIMKTAHDLLINTVFFIMAIAVLAGAFSALLSEFGVVALINKIISPIMKPLYDLPGAASIGAITTFLSDNPAIISLAKDKGFSKYFKDYQTPALCNLGTAFGMGLILSTFMISQGTGTEFVIPVLIGILSAIIGSIVSVKIMMIFTKKFYGYKKNDPKLKEKLNIDSKYLDYREVREGSVLERVLDSILDGGKTGVELGLEIIPGVLVICTVVMLLTFEPSTVNGVHVYKGVAYEGIGLLPKIGDFLSFIIKPLFGFTSSKAVAFPITSLGSAGAALALVPKLLKEGLISSNEIAVFTAMGMCWSGYLSTHVGMMDSLGVRKLANKAIFSHTIGGLAAGISAHFIYLFISSLL, via the coding sequence ATGGAAAGTAAGAGAGTAAAAAAAGCTATTTCAAAAGAAACTTTTGTTTTTCTTGGAGTATCTACCCTTGTATTTATTTACATAAGCAACATTATGGGTGTTGGTCCAATGTTTAATGTAATTATGAAAACAGCACATGATTTATTAATTAACACCGTATTTTTTATTATGGCAATAGCTGTTTTAGCTGGTGCGTTTTCAGCGCTTTTATCTGAATTTGGAGTTGTGGCTTTGATAAATAAAATTATTTCTCCAATTATGAAACCACTTTACGATTTACCAGGAGCCGCATCAATCGGTGCTATTACAACTTTTCTATCAGACAACCCCGCAATTATTAGTCTTGCAAAGGACAAAGGTTTTTCAAAATATTTTAAAGACTATCAAACACCTGCATTATGTAACCTTGGAACAGCATTTGGTATGGGACTAATTCTTTCAACTTTTATGATTAGCCAAGGAACTGGAACTGAATTTGTTATACCAGTTTTAATTGGAATTCTAAGTGCAATTATTGGTAGTATAGTAAGTGTAAAAATAATGATGATTTTTACAAAAAAATTCTATGGTTATAAAAAGAACGATCCGAAATTAAAAGAAAAGTTAAATATTGATAGTAAATACCTTGATTACCGTGAAGTTAGAGAAGGTAGTGTATTAGAGAGAGTTTTGGACTCAATTTTAGATGGTGGAAAAACAGGAGTAGAACTTGGTCTCGAAATTATTCCTGGAGTACTTGTAATATGTACCGTAGTAATGCTTTTAACCTTTGAACCCTCTACGGTAAATGGAGTTCATGTATACAAAGGTGTTGCATATGAAGGCATTGGTTTATTACCTAAAATTGGCGATTTCCTTTCATTTATTATTAAACCACTTTTTGGATTCACTAGTTCTAAAGCAGTAGCGTTTCCAATCACATCATTAGGTTCAGCTGGTGCTGCACTTGCGCTTGTACCTAAATTATTAAAAGAAGGATTAATCTCCTCTAACGAGATTGCCGTTTTCACTGCAATGGGCATGTGTTGGAGCGGATACCTTAGCACTCATGTTGGTATGATGGATTCACTTGGAGTTAGAAAACTTGCAAATAAAGCGATTTTCTCTCATACAATAGGCGGACTTGCAGCTGGTATTTCGGCTCACTTTATATATTTATTTATAAGTTCCCTTCTTTAA
- a CDS encoding YceD family protein: MLLNLAKIINGKVVAEEFDLETSLNVNDLNEQDVVNASSIKVHAYIKAQDSNKFLLTVNYSCDLVFKCSRCLEETKKTISNSFERELLLKSFDDTSEDVMVISNNLIDLTEVVMEDLYLNFPNKVLCSPDCNGLCSMCGANLNYESCGCLEDNVDPRLAGLKDFFK, translated from the coding sequence ATGTTACTGAATTTGGCGAAAATTATTAATGGAAAAGTTGTTGCTGAGGAATTTGACTTAGAAACATCTCTTAATGTTAATGATTTAAATGAGCAGGATGTAGTAAATGCTAGTAGCATTAAAGTTCATGCTTATATTAAAGCACAAGATAGTAATAAGTTTTTATTGACTGTTAATTATTCTTGTGACTTAGTTTTTAAATGTTCAAGATGTTTAGAGGAGACTAAGAAAACTATTTCAAATTCTTTTGAAAGAGAATTATTATTAAAATCATTTGATGATACTAGTGAAGATGTTATGGTTATATCAAATAATTTAATTGATCTTACAGAAGTCGTAATGGAAGATTTGTATTTGAATTTCCCTAATAAGGTGCTTTGTTCACCTGATTGTAATGGGCTATGTTCAATGTGTGGAGCAAATTTAAATTATGAATCATGTGGATGTTTAGAAGATAATGTTGACCCTAGATTAGCGGGTCTAAAAGACTTCTTTAAGTAA